A single region of the Salvia miltiorrhiza cultivar Shanhuang (shh) chromosome 8, IMPLAD_Smil_shh, whole genome shotgun sequence genome encodes:
- the LOC130998475 gene encoding uncharacterized protein LOC130998475, which produces MTRRKDLSGAERQAIALFLLQNSSNGKLHYGTAKAATEKWGCCRSSIARLWKAAKDEHAQGQLVTVQSKKISKSQRKRVHIDLELISSLELHKRGTIRRLATGINCSKSTVGRWISKGLIRPHSSAIRPDLTAPNKLLRLRFSLQQVVYDRICNVLKFNNMHNVIHADEKWFYMSKVNHKFYLTPAEIDPHRTCKSKKFIKKIMFLCAVCRPLFDEDGSVLFDGKIEIFPFTEMVPAKRESKNREAGTLEEKPIQSITKQVMKDMYIYKLIPAIMAKWPQFASKTIYIQQDNAKPHIKDDDPDFRAAASANGFDIRIIHQPPNSPDTNINDLGWFRAIQSLQVQAVSSNETELVQAVQKSSGYGRRDYDHVESL; this is translated from the exons atgacAAGAAGGAAAGATCTCAGCGGGGCCGAACGACAAGCCATTGCtttgtttcttcttcaaaacTCATCAAATGGGAAGCTTCACTATGGGACGGCCAAGGCAGCCACGGAGAAATGGGGATGCTGTCGGAGTTCTATCGCCCGTTTGTGGAAGGCTGCAAAAGACGAACATGCACAAGGTCAGTTGGTCACCGTTCAAAGCAAAAAAATCAGTAAGAGTCAAAGGAAAAGAGTGCACATAGATTTGGAACTCATTTCAAGTCTTGAATTGCACAAAAGGGGTACAATTCGAAGGCTTGCAACTGGCATAAACTGCTCAAAGAGCACAGTTGGTAGATGGATATCAAAGGGGCTGATCAGACCTCATTCTAGTGCCATTCGACCAGATTTAACAGCCCCCAACAAGTTATTACGGCTGCGGTTCTCTCTACAACAAGTTGTGTATGACAGAATATGCAATGTCCTCAAGTTCAATAACATGCACAATGTTATTCATGCTGATGAGAAGTGGTTCTACATGAGCAAAGTAAATCACAAATTTTACTTGACTCCAGCAGAAATCGACCCACACCGCACATGTAAAAGTAAAAAGTTCATCAAAAAGATTATGTTCCTATGTGCAGTGTGTAGGCCGTTATTTGATGAAGATGGAAGTGTATTATTCGATGGGAAGATAGAGATTTTCCCGTTCACTGAGATGGTACCAGCGAAGCGAGAATCAAAGAACCGGGAGGCTGGAACCTTAGAAGAGAAGCCAATTCAGTCCATCACTAAACAAGTGATGAAAGACATGTACATCTACAAG CTTATACCTGCAATCATGGCCAAGTGGCCCCAATTTGCAAGCAAAACTATATACATACAGCAAGATAATGCTAAGCCCCATATAAAAGATGATGATCCTGATTTTAGAGCAGCTGCAAGTGCAAATGGATTTGATATTCGAATTATTCATCAACCTCCAAATAGTCCAGACACCAACATCAATGATTTAGGTTGGTTTAGGGCTATTCAAAGCTTGCAAGTGCAGGCAGTTAGCTCAAATGAAACTGAACTAGTGCAGGCAGTGCAgaaat catcagggtaTGGACGACGCGACTACGATCATGTTgaatctctctga